Proteins found in one Venturia canescens isolate UGA chromosome 8, ASM1945775v1, whole genome shotgun sequence genomic segment:
- the EMC6 gene encoding ER membrane protein complex subunit 6 yields the protein MSGKVRTKQDKTGEIIAYSEGAVRNNAAVVEYCRISMAALSGGMAGLLGLTSLYGFGFYIFAVVGLWAMLLIKAGGQWKKYFISRYSLLTNGFFGGLFTYVLFWTFLYGMVHVY from the exons ATGTCTGGGAAAGTGCGAACGAAGCAAGACAAAACTGGGG aaatAATAGCATACAGCGAGGGAGCTGTCAGAAATAATGCAGCAGTGGTGGAATATTGTAGAATATCAATGGCAGCTCTTTCCGGAGGAATGGCAGGATTACTCGGCTTGACGAGTCTTTATGGATTTGGATTTTATATATTTGCAGTTGTTGGTTTATGG GCTATGCTTTTGATTAAAGCTGGAggacaatggaaaaaatatttcatcagtaGGTATAGTTTGCTGACAAATGGGTTTTTCGGTGGACTATTT ACCTACGTATTATTCTGGAC ATTCCTGTACGGTATGGTTCACGTATATT